The following proteins are encoded in a genomic region of Pyrus communis chromosome 11, drPyrComm1.1, whole genome shotgun sequence:
- the LOC137709121 gene encoding vacuolar cation/proton exchanger 3-like encodes MDSDNRYNNNNNNNNGRNNDAATIKINSHAEMGSTQPKSVFEFEDQSLVGGEKHLLDEAPLRDLYSGGANDCCPHVMNSVVDNIRIVVFSAQINLLMPFGPLAIVVDKLTGHHGWVFLLSLLGIIPLAERLGYATEQLACYTGPTIGGPLNATFGNATELIISIYALKRGMIRVVQQSLLGSILSNMLLVLGCAFFAGGLVHSQREQVFNKATSGVNSGLLLMAVMGLLFPAVLHSTRTELHYGKSELSLSRFTSCIMLVAYASYLFFQLRSQQNLYIPVDQSENHTEENSDDEEAPEISKWESIIWLSILTVVISVLSEYLVNAIEGASVAMSIPVTFISVILLPIVGNAAEHAGAVMFAMKDKLDITLGVAIGSSTQISMFGIPFCVVVGWFMGCPMDLDFQLFETATLFITVLVVAFMLQEGTSNYFKGLMLILCYIIVAASFFVHRDPKSRSRVTPLIDDPLLPHCFVVLVVRRLSLIGVTARRWCRLLKVAGAIDCRLRRELYLLEFFDSSLVFRRLHSFIFELQEGDLVSSHIY; translated from the exons ATGGATTCTGATAACcgttacaacaacaacaacaacaacaacaatggtAGGAACAATGATGCAGCTACAATAAAAATCAATTCCCATGCTGAG ATGGGATCAACACAGCCCAAATCAGTGTTTGAGTTCGAGGATCAGAGCCTAGTTGGGGGTGAGAAACATTTATTGGATGAGGCTCCCCTCAGGGATCTTTATTCTGGTGGTGCAAATGACTGTTGTCCCCATGTCATGAATAGTGTGGTCGATAACATCAGGATTGTAGTTTTCTCTGCCCAAATTAATTTGCTCATGCCTTTTGGCCCTTTAGCAATCGTGGTTGATAAATTAACCGGCCATCAT GGTTGGGTCTTTCTTTTAAGCTTGTTGGGAATCATACCTTTGGCTGAGCGATTAGGATATGCAACGGA GCAACTGGCTTGCTATACTGGACCAACAA TTGGAGGTCCTTTAAATGCCACCTTTGGAAACGCAACAGAATTGATAATATCAATTTATGCTCTGAAAAGAGGCATGATTCGTGTTGTTCAACAATCCTTACTAGGCTCAATCCTATCGAACATGTTGCTTGTGCTTGGATGCGCATTCTTTGCTGGTGGACTTGTGCATTCACAGAGGGAGCAAGTGTTCAACAAG GCAACTTCTGGAGTGAACTCTGGATTGCTATTGATGGCGGTCATGGGTCTGCTCTTTCCAGCAGTACTGCACTCTACTCGGACAGAGTTGCACTATGGGAAGTCTGAGTTATCTCTTTCGAGATTCACTAGCTGCATTATGCTCGTCGCCTATGCTTCATATCTGTTTTTTCAATTGAGAAGCCAGCAGAATTTATATATTCCAGTTGATCAG TCAGAGAATCACACCGAAGAAAATTCAGATGATGAAGAGGCTCCTGAGATCTCTAAGTGGGAATCCATAATATGGCTATCAATTCTAACCGTGGTGATTTCAGTCCTCTCAGAATATTTAGTTAATGCTATAGAG ggtGCATCTGTTGCAATGAGCATCCCAGTTACGTTTATTAGTGTTATTTTGCTCCCAATTGTTGGGAACGCAGCAGAGCATGCTGGTGCTGTTATGTTCGCCATGAAAGACAAGCTT GATATAACTTTAGGAGTGGCAATTGGCTCATCAACCCAGATATCTATGTTTGGA ATTCCATTTTGTGTGGTGGTTGGGTGGTTCATGGGGTGCCCTATGGACTTAGATTTCCAATTGTTTGAGACAGCGACACTTTTCATAACTGTTCTGGTGGTAGCCTTCATGCTGCAG GAGGGAACATCTAATTACTTCAAAGGACTGATGCTCATTCTTTGCTACATTATCGTTGCTGCGAGCTTCTTTGTACATAGAGATCCTAAA agccgatCAAGGGTAACACCATTGATTGATGATCCTCTGCTTCCgcattgttttgttgttcttgTCGTTCGTCGTTTGTCGTTGATTGGCGTTACTGCTCGTCGTTGGTGTCGGTTGTTGAAGGTTGCTGGTGCGATTGATTGTCGGTTGCGTCGCGAACTCTATCTTTTGGAGTTCTTCGATTCATCGCTGGTGTTTCGGCGGCTGCATTCTTTCATCTTTGAGCTTCAGGAAGGTGATCTTGTTTCTTCTCATATCTACTGA